TATAAAAGCTGTTTTTACTAACACCGGACTGAGGCTGCACATCTCTTTCAAAATGCTTAAACCTTGTCCCCTGATATGTCAGCATGCCTCGGTCATTTTCTACAAACATCCCGTAATTACTGCCGCCAACATTTAATTCCACACGATCTCCATTATCAAATTCAAACGTGGCGTAATACCAGGTAGATGCACTGCTGTCCCCGCTCCCACCTGTGACTTCTGTTCGTTTGGCCACAATTGTTGAATGCAAAGTTAACAGCGCTGATGCATTGTTTGATGACCATGTGCGTACCCCGGAAATAATGGCATAAACAATAACACCCGCAATGATGAGAAATATGCCGCCGATAAAGATTGATCCAAACGCACTCATTGCTCCAAACTCATTGAAACCAGCAAAAAAACCACCCTGATTGCCCTCAAATCCCGGAACATCATTCATGTCATCAAAAATACCGAAGCCATCCATGCTTAACCAGCCCAGTGATGAAGATATGCTCAATGACGTCATTCATCATCGTTCCCTTCTCCCTGCAAATTAAGATGCACCGTCCCCTGCCAAGGAGACGGTGCACGCAGACAACCCTACAAGCCTTGTCCGTATACTATATGAACCTGATTACGAATACAGACGTTCAAGTTCATCGACCAGACTGCCAACATAGGCCACGGCACTACGAATCGGCTCAGGCCCGGACATGTCCACACCTGCAAGCTTCATCAGCTCTTGCGGATCAAGGCTTCCTCCCGCTTTCAAGGCGTCAAGCCAGCGATCTACGGCAGGCTGCCCCTCTTCCCGAATCAGCTGTGCAGCAGCGGTAGATGCCGTCAGACCTGCTGCATAGGTATATGGATACAATCCCATATAATAATGAGGCTGTCTCATCCAGGTCAGTTTGGCCCCTTCGTCAATCACCAGTTCAGGCCCCCAGAACTCGGAGAGGATGTTTCCTTTCAGCTGACTTAACGTCTTCGCTGTGATCGGTTCATCCTTGGTTGCGAGTGCATACACCTGACGCTGCAATTCACCTTCAAGCAGATGCGTAACAAAGTTATGGTAATACGTATTGAGCAATTGCAAAATGACCCAACGACGCATTCTCGGATGATCAGAACGTTTCAACAGATGATCTGCCAGCAGCATTTCATTCATCGTTGAAGGCGCCTCGATGAAATAGAGGGACGGTCGTGTATTCGTGAGGCGTTGGTAATGCCCGGCAAGCATGAAATGTCCGGCATGTCCGACTTCATGGGCAAGTGTAAATGCTCCGCGCATATTATTTGCCCATGAGATGAGGATATAGGAATGAGAACCATATATGGACGAACAAAAAGCTCCTGTCGACTTGCCCGCATTATCCGCGTAATCTACCCAACGCTCACTAAACGCACGTTCCACAATGTCGCCATATTCCGGTCCCAGCACGGCAAGAGCCTCCCGAATGAGCGTGCATGCTTCCTCATATGTAATAGCAGGACTGAATTCAGGGTCCAATGGTGCTTTCAGATCACAGAACATCAGCTTGTCCAGACCTAACTCACGTTTCTTGAGAGCTGCCAGTCTGCGCATGTGAGGTGCGAGTTCCTGCTGGATGATATCCAGGACATTGTTATACATCTCTTTGCTTACCTGCTGAGGACTAAGCAGCATATCCGTAACATCATCATATCCACGAAGTCTGGACAGGACGACCTGCTTCTTCACTTCGGTGGCGTATCCTTCAGCAAACGTATTTTTGTAATCGTTCAGCTTGGAACTGAATGCGGCATACGCAGAGCGTCGCAGCTTTGTGTCCGATGACATTTCATAATTGTTCTCATAAAATGACCAGGACAGCGGGCGGTTATGGTCATCGCCGTCAAGTGCATCGTCAAACGTCATGTCTGCCAATTTACCGCGCAGATAGATCCGGTATGGCGAATCCAGCACTTCCCCAAGGGAAGCGAGTACCTTCTCCGTTTCGGGCGAAAGACGATGTTCTTTTTCCTGAATTAGACGCTCCAGACTGCGGGCATACGGCTGCAAACCCGGAAGTTCTTCAATATAACGTTTAACCGTTCCATCGGGAAGATTCACGATCTCGGAATTCACAAAAGACAAGGACGACGACAAATCCGATAAGATGTCTCCCGCCTTGGCTGAATTCTCAATATTCGCGGGATTGGTACTGTCCTCCGACTGTTTCAGCCTGGCATATGAAGCCGTTTTGCTAATGCGTTCCTGCAAAGCTTCGCGGGCATCCAGACAGGCCAGCAGCTGCTCTGCGCCTTCGCCCAGATGTCCTTTGAAGGTTTCAATATGGGCAGCAGCTTCAGGCAGTGATCTAAGCTCCAGTTCCCACTCTGCGTCAGTCCCAAACAAGTCTCGCAAGTCCCAGGTCGTCTCTTGGCTTACTTCATCGCGTGTACGTATTTTTTCCATCGTTATATGTCATCCTCCTTGCATTTCCAATATCTCTCATCGTATCATATTCGAAGCATTTATACCTTACATATCCTAAAATGAGGCTTTTGGTTCAATGGATTCACACCCAAGTTGAAAAATGTAGTTTGCTCGCGTCAATCCGCCGGCAGAATAACCTTCCGATCGCTGTTATCCCCAGATTTTTTGATCCCTTTTTTAAAGGGGAAATCCGGGGATAAGCATATGCTTCCGATGTAGCTTTCCTTCAGAAAGCTTTTAGCTCTACTTCTTGAAGATATTTCTGCCCACTGCGTTTGGAGTAAACTGTTGATCCACTGACCAAAATATAAAAAACCGTCGGGTGATGGAAGTAACCATTTACCCGGCGGTTCGTTCTGACTTTAACTTATTCTGATTTCCAAATTACATTTTCACCATAGTTCTTGCCCCAGTTATACATCGCATGTAGCACAGGCATCAGGCTGTGGCCGTGATCCGTCAACGTATATTCAACACGAGGAGGTACTTCTGCATACACTTTGCGCTCAATTAGTTTGTCTTCCTCCAGTTCGCGCAACTGGTTGGTCAGCATCTTTTGGGTAATATGAGGAATCAATCGCTTCAATTCACTGAAACGCTTAGTGCCTTCAAGACCCAGATGCCATAGAATAATCAGTTTCCATTTGCCTCCGATCACCGCAAGGGTCAATTCTTTCTCACAGTTAATCTCTTTCAAGTTGATCCGTTCCTTAACTTCGGACGCCATGGCACCGAGCCCCCTTCTCTTCCATTCGATCTTATATCGCTAAAATGCAATTCGCATATCACAAGAACACTCCGCAACAGGAGAACTTGCCGCTCCCTTGTATCATATAACGGGTTCATTGGTTCGATACAGCTTGTATACATTTTACTATAGCATGACCCCAATGTTAAGCAAACCCCGAATCAGACCACAAACAACGATAACAGAAAAGACCGGAACTCCCTCTTTTCAAGGAAATTCCGGTCTTCCATCTATATAAGTTGAACTAATGAATATTTACACTAGCCACTCCGATGACAGAACAATCTTCCGATCACTGTTTTGCCCAATTTTTTCATCCTATTTATCAAAAGTGAAAATCTGGTCATAAAGGCGAACGCTCCGCTTCTCCAGCTTATTTCTGTCCTCTACGTTATTTTGTAAATGTTTAGTTCAACTTATCTATTCTACTTTATAAAGTTTATGACACATGGACTATTCCAAGTTCGCATGACGCCCAAACATGTCTGCTCCAGTCATACTCTTCATTTCCATCATGGTGAGCACCAGTGCATCCATGCTCAGCAGCAGCCCCTGTT
Above is a window of Paenibacillus sp. E222 DNA encoding:
- a CDS encoding DUF2500 domain-containing protein codes for the protein MTSLSISSSLGWLSMDGFGIFDDMNDVPGFEGNQGGFFAGFNEFGAMSAFGSIFIGGIFLIIAGVIVYAIISGVRTWSSNNASALLTLHSTIVAKRTEVTGGSGDSSASTWYYATFEFDNGDRVELNVGGSNYGMFVENDRGMLTYQGTRFKHFERDVQPQSGVSKNSFYT
- the pepF gene encoding oligoendopeptidase F, with amino-acid sequence MEKIRTRDEVSQETTWDLRDLFGTDAEWELELRSLPEAAAHIETFKGHLGEGAEQLLACLDAREALQERISKTASYARLKQSEDSTNPANIENSAKAGDILSDLSSSLSFVNSEIVNLPDGTVKRYIEELPGLQPYARSLERLIQEKEHRLSPETEKVLASLGEVLDSPYRIYLRGKLADMTFDDALDGDDHNRPLSWSFYENNYEMSSDTKLRRSAYAAFSSKLNDYKNTFAEGYATEVKKQVVLSRLRGYDDVTDMLLSPQQVSKEMYNNVLDIIQQELAPHMRRLAALKKRELGLDKLMFCDLKAPLDPEFSPAITYEEACTLIREALAVLGPEYGDIVERAFSERWVDYADNAGKSTGAFCSSIYGSHSYILISWANNMRGAFTLAHEVGHAGHFMLAGHYQRLTNTRPSLYFIEAPSTMNEMLLADHLLKRSDHPRMRRWVILQLLNTYYHNFVTHLLEGELQRQVYALATKDEPITAKTLSQLKGNILSEFWGPELVIDEGAKLTWMRQPHYYMGLYPYTYAAGLTASTAAAQLIREEGQPAVDRWLDALKAGGSLDPQELMKLAGVDMSGPEPIRSAVAYVGSLVDELERLYS
- a CDS encoding helix-turn-helix domain-containing protein, with amino-acid sequence MASEVKERINLKEINCEKELTLAVIGGKWKLIILWHLGLEGTKRFSELKRLIPHITQKMLTNQLRELEEDKLIERKVYAEVPPRVEYTLTDHGHSLMPVLHAMYNWGKNYGENVIWKSE